The genomic interval GTTTCGTAGTCAGCCTGCCAGAGACTGACAATAGCCGTCAGGGCAAAACCTACCTGTGCGACGCCGGCACTCCAGGTCAGGAGAGGGGAACTGGCCTGCAGGCGTTGATGAACCGCCGGGATCAGGGCCAGTCCCAGCAGCGCCATCAGGGCGAACAGGTAGTCAAACAGTAAGTGGGGCCAGAAAGGGATCGGAGATTGCTCATCCAGGGGCGGCATCCAAGCCGTCAGGGAGACACTGGCCACAAACAGCGCAGCCATAAGCAACGCACTATACCCACCCCACCGCTCCATACGCGCCGCGTACGTCATAGAAGCGTACACCTCCTGCCTTAAATGAATGCCTTCCGGCCGGGCCGTCCCTTGGTCCGTCTTCCCGAACGGACGCCGCACGTTGCCGCCCGGCGGGCCTTGTGCAGGCCGGGATCAGCCAACCGGAATCCTGCGGCAAGTACTGCAACCGCTGAAACGCGTACCCCCGGTGAAAGTTGAGCCGAGATTGCTCCGTTACGTGTTTTTTTCCGGCGGTTCGGCGGGCAAATCCAACCGATAGCCATATCCACGAATGGTGCGGATCACATTCTTGAGGCCATGTGCTTCCAGTTTCCGCCGCAGAAAATACATGTAAACGTCCACCATGTTGGTGCCGGTGTCGAATGTGATACCCCAGACGTGGGCCAGAATCTCGTGGCGAGAGCAGGCGACCCCGGGGCGCGAGAGCAAAAAGTCCAGCAGGGCAAATTCCCGGGGTGTTACCTCCACTTCTTGATCATCAATAAAGAAGCGATGGGCGGTGCGGTCAAGCCGCAGGCGTCCCACCTGTCGTACATCATGGGGAAGGGTGGCGGCTGTGGCTTCCAAACGAAGGTCGCGCACCAGCCGCTGATAGGCTACCTGGTGTGCCTGGATCAAAGCAGGCTGGAGGGGAAAGGTCAGGGCGGCGTCGGCGCCGGCTACCAGGGCGGCAATCTGGGCTTCCGGGCCGGTTCGGCACAGAGCAATCAGGGGAGCAGTAGCCTGACGACGCAGGTAAAAGCCCAGCGTGTTGATCAGCGGTGCCTGCGCCAGTTGCCAGTCCACCAGCACAGCACTGGCCTGTCGGGCGGTTTCCAGCAGCTGCTGCCCCTGTTCCGACAGAGTATGTTGTGGGCCGCCCAGCGCCTGCCATCCGAACACCCACAGTTCGTGCGGAGGCGGACAACTCAACTGGACCGCTGTTACCAGCAGCGGATCATCGGTGATCAAACACAGCCGAAGTGGGGCTGCAGGCGGGGTGGTCGTGGACCCGGTAACATTACTTGGCATAGGCGACCGAGCGCACCTCGCGAATGACCGTCACTTTGATCTGGCCCGGATACTGCATCTCGCTCTGGATCTTTTTCGAAATGTCGATCGCCAGCTGCTCGGCCTGGGCGTCGGAGACCAGGCTGTGGTTGACGATCACGCGCACCTCGCGTCCGGCCTGGATCGCGTAGACGCGCTCGACGCCCGGGAACGAGGCGGCCAATGCCTCGAGCTTTTCCAGCCGCTTGATATAGGCTTCCAGCGCCTCGCGACGGGCACCCGGACGTGCACCCGAAATGGCGTCGGCTGCCTGTACGATGGGCGCGATCAGCGTGGTCATTTCGATCTCGTCGTGGTGGGCACCCACCGCGTTGCACACCTCCGGATCTTCCTTGTACTTGCGGCAGAGTTCCATGCCCACCAGCGCATGCGGGCGGTCGATCTCTTCCTCGACGACCTTGCCGATGTCGTGCAGCAGCCCGGCACGGCGGGCTTTGTCGGCATCCAGACCCAGCTCGGCGGCGATCAGCGAGGCGATGCGGGCCGTCTCGATGGAGTGGGCCAGCAGGTTCTGGCCGTAGCTCGTGCGGTAGCGCATCCGGCCGATCAGTCGAATCAGCTCCGGATGCATGCCGTGCAGGTTCAGATCGATGACGGTCCGCTCGCCCGTCTCCATGATCTCTTCTTCGATCTCGGCCGTGGCCTTTTCGACCACTTCCTCGATGCGGGCCGGGTGGATGCGGCCGTCCTGGATCAGCTTGGTCAGCGCCAGGCGGGCGATCTCGCGACGGATCGGGTTGAAGGCCGAAAGGATCACCGCCTCGGGCGTGTCGTCGACGATCACCTCGACGCCGGTGGCCGCCTCGAAGGCGCGAATGTTACGACCCTCGCGCCCGATGATGCGGCCCTTCATCTCGTCAGACTGGATGTTGACCACCGAGACGGTGTTTTCGATGGCGTGGCTGGCGGCCGTCCGCTGAATGGCCGTCAGGATGATCTTGCGAGCCTCGCGGTTGGCTTTCATCCGGGCCTCGTCGCGGATTTCTTTGATCATGGAGGCCGCTTCCAGCTTGGCTTCTTCGACCATCTGCGCCATGAGCGCTTCCTTGGCCTCCTGGCGCGACATGCCCGCGATCTGCTCCAGCCGACGCAACTGCTCCTCCAGCGTCCGGTCCAGTTCGGCCTGTTTGACCGTCAGTTCTTCCTGCAGGCGGTTGACCTCGGCTTCCCGTTGCGCGAGCGCCTCCTGTTGGCGGCGCAGCGACTCGAACAGCGCCTGTGCCTGCTGATGAAGCGCTTCGGCCTGGCGGAAGTTGGCATCGGCCTCCCGGCGCAGTGCTTCGATGGCTTCGGCGGCCTTGGCCAGCGTTTTCTCGCGCTCGTTGACGCGGAACGTGCGGCGGTTCAGCGCCTCCTGGCGTTCGGCAAGGCGCTCCTGCGCCTGCTGCAGCGCCTTGCGGGCTTCGGCCTGTTCCTGCTCGAACGCCTGGCGTTCCCGCCGGAGCGCCTCTTGCGCTTTTTCCAGATGTTCCTGCTGGTAGGCCTGGGCTTGGGCCTCCGCTTCGGCCAGGATTTTTCGAGCCTGCTCCCGGGCGGATTGCAGGGAACGGGTCAGCAGCCATCTATCCAGTGCAATGCCGGCCCCTACAGCCAGAAGCGCCAGGCCGGCTATCCATAACAGTTCCATAGTCGTCCGGATTAAGCGTGAAGACGTCTGATAACGGTTAAGAAGGATTAAAAAAAGACGCCCCGACAGGTTCCGTAACCCTGCCGGGGCGTGGAAAAAATCCGGCCACAAACCTGCAGCCCGGGTTCAAGGAACCCCCTCATCGACACAGTGGGTGCCGCTCCGATCGTTCCGACTTCCTCGGCCCCTTCCGGTGCGGAAGGAGATCCCGACGAGGTCGGGACTGAGGCCTGTCGTCCGGATCGGAAGGAAGGCTCCCTCGCGTACAGGTGTTAGGTCCCTTTATTACGCGTGACTGCAGGCTTGCGCCGGCCTGCCTGATGCAGGCAGCGCCTTTATATTGCATCGCTGGCAGGCTGTTCCGGCGGGGTTGCGGAAGATTCCGGATGTTCCAGCAGCTCCAGCAGCTCCTGGATCGTTTCGTAGAGCGTTTCGTCCAGCTCCCGGAGCGCCTTCTGCGCTTCATGCAGCGCTTCGGCCAGCGAAAGCGCTACGATCACGGCGGCGGTCAGTTCGGACTGCTCCGGGTGTGCTTCCCGGAAGGCCCGCATTTTTTCCTCGACCATGGCGGCCAGGCGATACATCAACGCCTCGTCCTCCGCGCGCACCCGCAGCGGGTACCTGCGTCCCAGAATGGAGATCTGGATGGATTTTTCCAGCGCCATGGCCGCGCTTTTTGATCAGGAAGCCGCAGGCGGCGGGGTGCCGGCCGCACCGAGATCCTGCTCCAGGTAATAATCGACGGCCTCGATGAAGGCCTGTACCTTCTGACGGAGCACTTCCGGATCTTCCGGAAAGACGATGCGCGCGCCACCACCGCCCGGTGGCAGGGCCGGCATTTCGGCGGCCAGCGCGCCGAGCTGCTCGCGCAGTGCGTGCTGTGCTTCGCGCAGACGGGCCAGCTCGCGGGCCGTTTCCACGACGCGGTCGCGCAACTGCTCCAGCGCCTCCAGACTCCGCAGGTGAACCGGCCCGCTCCGGTGGGGCCGCCGATGCCGCCGTGATTTTTTGTTTTTGCGGTTGCCCATAGTTGCAGCCTGTTTCAACAGGCACAATATACGATCTCAACGGCGCAGTTGTGCACTGAAGCGGCGCTCGAGCTCGCGGACGATCGCCTCGACGCGGGCATCCACCTCTTCGTCGGTCAGTGTCCGGTCGGCGCCGAAGCGCAGCGAGAAGGCCACGCTCTTTTTGCCGGACGGGATGCGCTCGCCCTCGTACAGGTCGAAGACGCCCACGTGACGGAGCAGTTCGCCGCCGGCTTCCCGGATGGTTTCGAGCAGGGGACCGACCGGCTGGTCGCGATCGACGAGCACGGCCAGGTCGCGATCCACCTCGGGGAAGCGGCTGAAGGGCCGGTAGCGGCGCTGCTGGGCTGGGTGGGCGATCTCGGCAAAGGCATCCCAGTTCAGTTCGGCGTAGTAGAGCGGGGCACGCAGTTCATAGGCCTCCTGAAGCGCGTCCGAAAGGCGGGCCAGCGTGCCCAGCACACGCCCGTCGGCCACCAGGTTCATCTGATAGGCGGCCGTCGGCTCGGGCGATTCGGCCGGGACCAGCGCGATGCGGTCGCTCAGGTGCAGCGTGTCCAGCAGCGTTTCGACCAGCCCTTTGAGGTCGAAGAAGTCCGTCAGGCGCGGCTGCACGTCCCAGCCTTCGGGAGCGTGCGGGCCACTCAGTCCGATGATGAGCGCTTCGTGCTCGGCGAAGCCGGGCACGGGCGTGTCGGTGCGGTCCGTGCGGGCAAAGACGCGCCCGAACTCGAAGAAGCGCAGCACCTGCTGACCCCGGTTCTGGTTGTAGACGAGGGTCTGCACCAGACCGGGCAGGAGCGACGGTCGCAGCACGGCCATCTCGGCCGAGATGGGGTTGAGCGTTTCGACCAGATGCGGCGCGTCGGTCTGGTGGTCGGAACCCGAGGCGGGCACGAAGCGGCGCACCACCTCGCGTGGCAGCAGGCTGTTCGTGTAGATTTCCCGCAGGCCGAAGCCGGTCAGCAGTGTGCGCACGCGGCGACGCAGCGCCTGGGCCGGCGGCTCTTCGGGCACGCGCGCCGGTACGGAGAACGCCTCGGGCATGGGCAGCCGGTCGTAGCCGTGCACGCGGGCCACCTCTTCGATCAGATCGATCTCCTCGTGCACGTCCGGACGGTAGAGCGGCACCGTGCAGCGGAAGGCCTCGCCTTCCGGCTTCGGCTCGAAGCCCAGCCGATCCAGAATGCGTCGCACCTCGTCGGACGGGATCTCGGTGCCCAGCACGCGGGCCAGACGCGGCAGGCGCAGCGTCACGGTGCGCGGCTCGAACGACCGCACCTGCACGTCCACCACGCCGGGCACGATCTCGCCACCGGCCACCTCCACGATGAGTTGCGCGGCACGGGCGGCCGCCCAGCGCTGCAGGCCGGCATCGACCCCACGCTCGAAGCGGTAGGACGAATCCGTCTGCAGACCCAGCGCCTTCGAAGTGCGCCGGATGGTGGACGGATCGAAATAGGCGCTTTCGATGAGAATGTTCGTCGTGGTGTCGGTCACTTCGGAGTTTTCGCCGCCCATGATGCCGGCCAGCGCCACCGGCCGCTCGGCATCGCAGATCAGCAAAGCGCCTTCGGGAAGCTGACGGGTCTTGCCATCGAGCGTGGTGAACTGCTCGCCCGCGCGGGCCAGCCGCACGTGAATGCGCCCGCCGATCAGCCGGTCGAAGTCGAAGGCGTGCAGGGGCTGGCCGCACTCGTGCAGCACGTAGTTGGTCACGTCCACTACGTTGTTGATCGAGCGCAGGCCGATGGCGGCCAGGCGCTGGCGCAGCCAGAGCGGCGAGGGACCGATGCGCACGTTGCGCACCAGCAGCGCCACGTAGCGCGGACAGGCCTCCGGGGCGTCGATGGTCACCTGCACCTGACGGGCGGCCTCGCCGCCGGGTTCGGGCACGGCCACTTCGGGACGGCGCAATGGCCGGTCGAGCAGGGCCGACAGGTCGCGGGCCACGCCGAGGTGGCTGGCCGCGTCGGCCCGGTTGGGCGTCAGGCTGACTTCGAGCCGGTAGTCCGGTACCGTCAGGCCCTGTTGCTGCAGGTATTCGACAAAGGGCTGGCCGACGGGCGCATCGTCGGGCAGCACGAGGATCCCGCTGTGGTCGTCCGAGAGGCCGAGTTCGTCCTCGGCGCAGATCATGCCCTCGGACACCTCGCCCCGGATCTTCGTCTTGCGGATTGTGACAGGCTGGCGGTTGCCCTCGCGGTCGGTCAGCAGCAGCGTGGTGCCGGGGGTGGCGACGGCCACTTTCTGTCCGGCCGCCACGTTGGGCGCTCCGCAGACGATCGGGACCGGCTCGCCGCTCCCCAGATCGACGCGGCAGAGCGTCAGACGGTCGGCGTTGGGGTGGGGGCGTACCTCCAGCACCTGGCCGATCACCACGCCCTTAAGGTCGGTGCCCAGCGGCTCGACCTCTTCGACCTCCAGACCCAGGCCGATCAGGGCCTCGGCCAGCTCCGAAGGGGACAGGTCCAGGTCGATGTATTGCTGCAGCCAGCGGTAGGAGAGTTTCATCGCTTAAAATTGCTCCAGGAAACGCAGGTCGTTTTCGTAAAACAGCCGGATGTCGTCGATGCCGTAGCGCAGCATGGCGATGCGTTCGACGCCCATGCCGAACGCATAGCCGGTGTACTGCTCGGGATCGATGCCCACGGCGCGGAACACGTTGGGATGGACCATGCCGCAGCCGAGAATTTCCATCCACTGGCCGCCCTCGGGGTGGTCGGGCAGCGGCCACCAGATGTCCACCTCCGCGCTCGGCTCGGTGAAGGGGAAGAAGCTGGGGCGGAAGCGCATGCGCACGTCTTCGCCGAAGAGCGCCCGTGCGAACAGGTAGAGCACCTGCTTCAGGTCACCCATCGACACGTTTCGATCCACGTAGAGCCCTTCGACCTGGTGAAACAGGCAGAAGGACTTGTAGGAGACGGCCTCGTTGCGGTAGACGCGGCCCGGAGCGATGATGCGGATGGGCGGGGCCATCCGTTCCATCACGCGAATCTGCACGGGCGAGGTGTGCGTGCGGAGCACGACGGCCTCCTGATGGGAAGCGCCCTGGTGCAGGAAGAACGTATCCTGCATGTCGCGGGCCGGGTGGTCCGGCGGGAAGTTCAGCGCCGTGAAGTTGTGCCAGTCGTCTTCGATTTCCGGGCCTTCGGCCACCGAAAAGCCGAGCTGCTCGAAGACGCGGACGATGGCTTCGAGTGTCCGGGTCAGCGGATGGAGCGATCCGGTAAACGTGCGGCGGCCCGGTAGCGTCAGGTCGGGCACCTCGGTGCGAGGGCGGGCCGCCCGGCGCAGGCGGGCACGGGCTTCCTCCAGCCGCTGCTCGGCCAGCCGTTTCAATGCGTTCAGTTGCTGGCCGATGCGGGGAC from Rhodothermus marinus carries:
- a CDS encoding winged helix-turn-helix transcriptional regulator, encoding MPSNVTGSTTTPPAAPLRLCLITDDPLLVTAVQLSCPPPHELWVFGWQALGGPQHTLSEQGQQLLETARQASAVLVDWQLAQAPLINTLGFYLRRQATAPLIALCRTGPEAQIAALVAGADAALTFPLQPALIQAHQVAYQRLVRDLRLEATAATLPHDVRQVGRLRLDRTAHRFFIDDQEVEVTPREFALLDFLLSRPGVACSRHEILAHVWGITFDTGTNMVDVYMYFLRRKLEAHGLKNVIRTIRGYGYRLDLPAEPPEKNT
- the pheS gene encoding phenylalanine--tRNA ligase subunit alpha, whose protein sequence is MQEELEALRHAIETTPIDSEEAAEAFRIRFLGQRSGQITHLFKRIREAPPEERPRIGQQLNALKRLAEQRLEEARARLRRAARPRTEVPDLTLPGRRTFTGSLHPLTRTLEAIVRVFEQLGFSVAEGPEIEDDWHNFTALNFPPDHPARDMQDTFFLHQGASHQEAVVLRTHTSPVQIRVMERMAPPIRIIAPGRVYRNEAVSYKSFCLFHQVEGLYVDRNVSMGDLKQVLYLFARALFGEDVRMRFRPSFFPFTEPSAEVDIWWPLPDHPEGGQWMEILGCGMVHPNVFRAVGIDPEQYTGYAFGMGVERIAMLRYGIDDIRLFYENDLRFLEQF
- the pheT gene encoding phenylalanine--tRNA ligase subunit beta produces the protein MKLSYRWLQQYIDLDLSPSELAEALIGLGLEVEEVEPLGTDLKGVVIGQVLEVRPHPNADRLTLCRVDLGSGEPVPIVCGAPNVAAGQKVAVATPGTTLLLTDREGNRQPVTIRKTKIRGEVSEGMICAEDELGLSDDHSGILVLPDDAPVGQPFVEYLQQQGLTVPDYRLEVSLTPNRADAASHLGVARDLSALLDRPLRRPEVAVPEPGGEAARQVQVTIDAPEACPRYVALLVRNVRIGPSPLWLRQRLAAIGLRSINNVVDVTNYVLHECGQPLHAFDFDRLIGGRIHVRLARAGEQFTTLDGKTRQLPEGALLICDAERPVALAGIMGGENSEVTDTTTNILIESAYFDPSTIRRTSKALGLQTDSSYRFERGVDAGLQRWAAARAAQLIVEVAGGEIVPGVVDVQVRSFEPRTVTLRLPRLARVLGTEIPSDEVRRILDRLGFEPKPEGEAFRCTVPLYRPDVHEEIDLIEEVARVHGYDRLPMPEAFSVPARVPEEPPAQALRRRVRTLLTGFGLREIYTNSLLPREVVRRFVPASGSDHQTDAPHLVETLNPISAEMAVLRPSLLPGLVQTLVYNQNRGQQVLRFFEFGRVFARTDRTDTPVPGFAEHEALIIGLSGPHAPEGWDVQPRLTDFFDLKGLVETLLDTLHLSDRIALVPAESPEPTAAYQMNLVADGRVLGTLARLSDALQEAYELRAPLYYAELNWDAFAEIAHPAQQRRYRPFSRFPEVDRDLAVLVDRDQPVGPLLETIREAGGELLRHVGVFDLYEGERIPSGKKSVAFSLRFGADRTLTDEEVDARVEAIVRELERRFSAQLRR
- the rny gene encoding ribonuclease Y — its product is MELLWIAGLALLAVGAGIALDRWLLTRSLQSAREQARKILAEAEAQAQAYQQEHLEKAQEALRRERQAFEQEQAEARKALQQAQERLAERQEALNRRTFRVNEREKTLAKAAEAIEALRREADANFRQAEALHQQAQALFESLRRQQEALAQREAEVNRLQEELTVKQAELDRTLEEQLRRLEQIAGMSRQEAKEALMAQMVEEAKLEAASMIKEIRDEARMKANREARKIILTAIQRTAASHAIENTVSVVNIQSDEMKGRIIGREGRNIRAFEAATGVEVIVDDTPEAVILSAFNPIRREIARLALTKLIQDGRIHPARIEEVVEKATAEIEEEIMETGERTVIDLNLHGMHPELIRLIGRMRYRTSYGQNLLAHSIETARIASLIAAELGLDADKARRAGLLHDIGKVVEEEIDRPHALVGMELCRKYKEDPEVCNAVGAHHDEIEMTTLIAPIVQAADAISGARPGARREALEAYIKRLEKLEALAASFPGVERVYAIQAGREVRVIVNHSLVSDAQAEQLAIDISKKIQSEMQYPGQIKVTVIREVRSVAYAK
- a CDS encoding cell division protein ZapA, producing the protein MALEKSIQISILGRRYPLRVRAEDEALMYRLAAMVEEKMRAFREAHPEQSELTAAVIVALSLAEALHEAQKALRELDETLYETIQELLELLEHPESSATPPEQPASDAI